Part of the Pseudomonadota bacterium genome is shown below.
GGACACATCTATCCTGACAAAGTATATATGGAAAGGTTAACTCCCTTTGTTTAAGCGGCTTGTTTTTGCTCTTCGAGTAACTTTCTTTCTCTATCCCGTATAATGCAACCCATTCTTTGGATATTGCGAGACAACACGGCTAAAGCTGCGTAGCGCTCAAATCCTTCTATCCCGTGATCAGGGCATTTGTTTAAACCATGCACTTGTAATGCATTAATGGCTGACTCAACGGCCGAATGTTTCTTCTTGGCTTGTACGAATTCCTGGTCATATTCACGTGCCTTGTCCGCTTGGGATAATCTGCCTTTCTTTGGTAGCACGACCTGTTTTAACTTCTCTTTCAGTTGTCGCTGGTTTTCAACACTATGAAAACCTTTATCAAAACTACAGGCATTAAAACCTGGAAAATTCGCCTGTGTGGCAGTGACCATCTCAAGAGCTATTTTGTCATCGGTTTCTTTTTGCATGACGCGATGATGCAAGATGAACCCATGCGTGTCTTCCATAATACATAGGCGTATTCCCAGCTCAACAGGAACACCCGCTTTACCTTTGCTGATCCATTCCGTATGTGGCTGGAAAAGGGAGAAGACTTTTTCAGCATGAGGAATCTTTTCATCCCCAATAACACGGCGCTTGATTTGGTCAATCTGGCGATCAGCATGGTGGCTGAAAATAGAAAGATCAGCCAATAAAGTCTCTGGGATCTTATACGTGTTTTTTAATAACTCAACGGTACGAGCTACCCGGTTTAGGTAGAATTGTGCCAGATCAATGTAGGACTGGTGCGCTTCACATATTTGTTCTTCCTTTGCTCGTTTTTTGCTTTCGTCCTTGGAAGTAGAATGGCGCAGTTTTTGAATTTTTCGATACAGTGTCTTGAATTGGCGAAGGTTATACCGATGTTGCCGCCATTCCGGCAATGCATAGTCGTTGCTCCAATGAACACAGTCTCGAATCAGTACCCGAATCGCATCATAGAGTAGATTGATATCCGTTG
Proteins encoded:
- a CDS encoding ISNCY family transposase; this translates as MRNIRSLQMQIGQTDIADIVIDVTSRDDIPMILLGLQHIYTNEALREVIFKILEEVIPLKQADDTADLVAVDANKGRPGMDQWCILVLGTLRLGLGVDYDRIQELANQHRTLRMMLGHGLFTTDKDYRLQTLKDNLTLFTPEIMARINVEVIRAGYQLLDLDIHNLIRGRCDSFVLKTDVHFPTDINLLYDAIRVLIRDCVHWSNDYALPEWRQHRYNLRQFKTLYRKIQKLRHSTSKDESKKRAKEEQICEAHQSYIDLAQFYLNRVARTVELLKNTYKIPETLLADLSIFSHHADRQIDQIKRRVIGDEKIPHAEKVFSLFQPHTEWISKGKAGVPVELGIRLCIMEDTHGFILHHRVMQKETDDKIALEMVTATQANFPGFNACSFDKGFHSVENQRQLKEKLKQVVLPKKGRLSQADKAREYDQEFVQAKKKHSAVESAINALQVHGLNKCPDHGIEGFERYAALAVLSRNIQRMGCIIRDRERKLLEEQKQAA